From Arcticibacter tournemirensis, one genomic window encodes:
- a CDS encoding sulfite exporter TauE/SafE family protein produces MSIWALAFFTGLFGSVHCLGMCGPLAFAVPSFHSNRGLILFDKLMYQFGRIISYSALGILAGFIGRQLWLSGLQQSLSIVCGVLVIIAAVQRLFKYTIASNAGSVFLKPFNRLFGYLLRNKANHLFIGMLNGLLPCGFVYLALAGAVNTGDVKDSTAYMFLFGLGTLPLMLIAAFSMGIAAPSFRRRVNRFIPYLMIVLGCWFVLKGLTLNIPYLSPSKQIESGVCK; encoded by the coding sequence ATGAGTATCTGGGCATTAGCTTTTTTTACGGGGTTGTTTGGCAGTGTGCATTGCCTGGGAATGTGCGGCCCCCTGGCTTTTGCCGTTCCGTCTTTCCACTCAAACCGTGGTTTAATCCTGTTTGATAAGCTGATGTATCAATTTGGAAGGATTATATCCTATTCCGCGCTGGGAATTCTTGCTGGTTTTATTGGAAGGCAGCTTTGGCTTTCAGGACTGCAGCAGTCCCTGAGCATCGTCTGCGGGGTGCTTGTTATCATCGCCGCAGTTCAGCGTCTTTTTAAATATACCATTGCCTCTAACGCAGGATCAGTTTTTCTAAAGCCCTTTAACAGACTTTTTGGATACTTGCTGAGGAATAAAGCAAATCATCTTTTTATTGGAATGCTGAACGGCTTATTACCCTGCGGATTTGTTTACCTCGCTTTGGCCGGTGCCGTTAATACCGGTGATGTCAAAGACTCTACCGCTTATATGTTTTTATTCGGACTTGGAACCTTGCCTTTGATGCTTATCGCTGCTTTCAGTATGGGTATTGCTGCGCCATCTTTCAGACGCAGAGTAAACAGATTTATACCCTACCTGATGATTGTCCTGGGCTGCTGGTTTGTGTTAAAAGGCCTCACATTAAACATTCCCTATTTAAGCCCATCCAAGCAAATAGAGAGCGGAGTTTGTAAATAA
- the hemN gene encoding oxygen-independent coproporphyrinogen III oxidase — protein MITKELIDKYHVPAPRYTSYPTVPYWDQETPQIERWKESVQISFDQSNATDGISLYIHLPYCESLCTYCGCNTRITRNHSVEDPYIKAVLKEWELYNGLFSAKPVIREIHLGGGTPTFFSPENLQNLIEGLLKNSVVHKDAEFSFEAHPANTTEAHLQTLFDLGFRRLSLGIQDFDPRVQLIINRIQSYTQVKEVTELARAIGYSSINYDLIYGLPVQTLEGIESTIEQTLTLRPDRIAFYSYAHVPWIKPGQRRYTEKDLPSLELKRQLYELGRKMLTAAGYEEIGMDHFSLKSDSLYQAEINGRLHRNFMGYTHQYTQLMIGLGVSSISDTWLAFGQNVKKVEDYQALIHQEKFPLFKGHFLTDEDLIIRKHILNIMCKGETSWEDSSMVCSSLSAGIERLIPVAEDGLIELGDKHLKVTNAGKRFLRNICMALDARLWANQPKTTMFSMAE, from the coding sequence ATGATTACAAAAGAATTAATTGACAAATATCACGTTCCCGCTCCAAGGTACACCAGTTATCCAACTGTGCCTTACTGGGATCAGGAGACGCCGCAAATAGAGCGCTGGAAAGAATCTGTTCAGATTTCATTTGACCAGAGTAACGCTACCGACGGCATTAGCTTATATATCCATTTACCATACTGTGAGAGTCTTTGCACCTATTGTGGCTGCAATACCCGTATCACAAGAAATCATAGTGTTGAAGATCCCTATATCAAGGCGGTACTAAAGGAATGGGAACTCTATAATGGCCTGTTCAGCGCGAAACCTGTTATAAGAGAGATTCATCTTGGAGGTGGCACCCCCACTTTTTTTAGCCCGGAAAATCTTCAGAACCTCATTGAAGGACTTCTTAAAAATTCTGTCGTTCATAAGGATGCCGAATTTAGCTTTGAAGCCCATCCTGCTAATACAACTGAGGCGCATTTGCAAACGCTGTTCGATCTGGGATTCCGGAGATTAAGCCTGGGTATTCAGGATTTCGATCCCCGCGTTCAATTAATTATTAACAGGATACAGTCGTATACGCAGGTAAAGGAGGTGACTGAGCTTGCAAGGGCAATAGGGTATTCTTCCATAAATTACGACCTGATTTACGGCTTGCCCGTCCAGACACTCGAAGGAATTGAAAGCACTATTGAACAAACTTTAACCCTCCGACCCGATAGAATTGCCTTTTACAGTTATGCTCATGTGCCATGGATTAAACCAGGGCAGCGCAGGTATACAGAAAAAGACCTTCCTTCTTTGGAGCTTAAAAGACAGCTCTACGAGCTCGGAAGAAAAATGCTGACGGCCGCTGGATACGAGGAGATCGGAATGGACCACTTTTCGCTTAAAAGCGACAGTCTTTATCAGGCAGAAATAAATGGTCGGCTTCATCGTAACTTTATGGGCTATACTCATCAGTACACCCAATTAATGATCGGACTTGGTGTTTCTTCCATCAGTGACACGTGGTTAGCCTTTGGTCAAAATGTAAAAAAGGTAGAAGATTATCAGGCGCTCATCCATCAGGAAAAATTCCCTCTGTTTAAAGGTCACTTCCTCACGGATGAGGATCTTATCATCAGAAAGCACATACTTAATATTATGTGCAAAGGCGAAACCAGTTGGGAAGATTCTTCCATGGTATGCAGTTCACTTTCTGCAGGAATAGAGCGATTGATCCCGGTGGCTGAAGACGGGCTGATTGAACTTGGCGACAAACACCTAAAGGTAACAAATGCCGGTAAACGATTCCTTAGGAATATTTGCATGGCCTTAGACGCCAGGCTTTGGGCTAACCAGCCGAAAACAACCATGTTCAGCATGGCTGAATAA
- a CDS encoding lactate dehydrogenase yields MRAVAYSIRSFEKEPLAKANHKKHDITLISNPIGLETVEYAAGKEAVIISADDHVSEAVMIRLADLGVRFITIRSKNADNIDHVTASKLNIKIAVVTIPAGAPVTGPEFVLHQYEIAASTVRNLDSWQESRNITDITENISMSNNSIIPAKTGKQ; encoded by the coding sequence ATGAGAGCCGTAGCTTATAGTATAAGGTCTTTTGAAAAAGAACCGCTGGCAAAAGCCAATCATAAGAAACATGATATTACACTAATCTCCAATCCTATTGGTCTGGAGACTGTTGAATATGCAGCTGGAAAAGAAGCTGTAATTATATCTGCAGACGACCATGTTTCTGAAGCTGTAATGATACGGTTAGCCGACCTGGGAGTCAGATTTATCACTATCCGATCAAAGAATGCTGATAATATCGATCATGTAACTGCTTCAAAGTTAAATATCAAAATTGCTGTGGTGACGATACCGGCTGGTGCACCTGTTACCGGTCCTGAGTTTGTATTACACCAATATGAAATAGCAGCGAGCACAGTTCGTAATCTCGATAGCTGGCAGGAAAGCAGAAACATAACTGATATAACTGAAAATATCAGCATGTCAAACAACAGTATTATACCTGCTAAAACGGGAAAACAATAA
- a CDS encoding response regulator, which produces MKKPTILIIEDNDDIRESTTEILELANFQVLTADNGKSGVELAIKHHPDLILCDIMMPELDGYGVLYLLNKSPETATIPFIFLTAKAERIDMRKGMEMGADDYLTKPFDDVELLNAIESRLQKRDKQQAFYSKSLENLDNLVSHGDGMAELQKLISDRKIRNIKKKQVIYYEGDQPAGLYLILGGRVKTYKLSEDGRELLTAIYGPEEYFGVNALLMTDSYHESAEAVEDTSLCMLPKDTVEQLINNYPEVGREFIKILSNNLKEKEDQLLQLAYHSVRKRMAQVLIRLAGNDPDGGILKISRDDLAAMAGMATETVSRTLSDFKDEGLIEKKGSQIVILNAKRLQTMKN; this is translated from the coding sequence ATGAAAAAACCAACTATTCTTATAATTGAGGATAACGACGATATCAGAGAAAGCACCACCGAGATCCTGGAACTTGCAAACTTCCAGGTACTTACAGCCGACAACGGCAAAAGCGGAGTGGAACTTGCAATAAAACATCATCCCGATCTGATATTATGCGACATAATGATGCCTGAACTGGATGGTTATGGTGTTTTATATTTGCTTAATAAAAGTCCTGAAACAGCTACTATCCCATTCATCTTTCTTACTGCAAAAGCTGAACGGATCGATATGAGGAAGGGAATGGAAATGGGAGCTGACGATTACCTTACTAAGCCATTTGATGATGTCGAATTATTAAATGCGATCGAAAGCAGGCTGCAAAAGAGGGATAAGCAGCAGGCGTTTTACAGCAAATCACTTGAGAATCTCGATAACCTGGTAAGTCACGGTGATGGTATGGCCGAATTACAAAAGCTCATATCAGACCGGAAGATAAGGAATATTAAAAAGAAGCAGGTTATTTATTACGAAGGCGATCAGCCTGCCGGCCTCTATCTGATTTTAGGAGGACGAGTAAAGACTTATAAATTAAGTGAAGACGGAAGAGAATTGCTCACTGCTATCTATGGCCCCGAGGAATACTTTGGAGTGAACGCCCTGTTAATGACCGATTCATATCATGAATCAGCAGAAGCGGTTGAAGATACTTCCCTTTGCATGCTGCCAAAAGACACTGTTGAGCAGCTGATAAATAACTATCCGGAGGTGGGCAGAGAATTCATCAAGATTTTATCGAACAACCTCAAGGAAAAAGAAGACCAGCTTTTGCAACTGGCATATCATTCTGTTAGGAAACGAATGGCGCAGGTCCTCATCCGGCTTGCCGGCAATGATCCGGATGGAGGTATACTCAAAATCTCCCGTGACGACCTCGCCGCTATGGCGGGTATGGCAACAGAAACCGTGAGCAGAACGCTCAGCGACTTTAAAGACGAAGGATTAATCGAAAAGAAAGGCAGTCAGATTGTTATCCTTAACGCAAAAAGACTACAAACAATGAAAAACTGA
- a CDS encoding PAS domain-containing sensor histidine kinase: MNDAALLKAIIENAIDGIITISNRGLIESINPSACNLFGFSPEEVIGKNISMLMPSPDRERHDGYLERYQRTGERRIIGIGREVSGLRKDGTQFPFRLAVSEVILSDRVIYAGFINDLTREKEAEERIRNHAAQLEELVEERTLSLRKTVRALQEAKEEVSLSLEKEKELNQLKSRFVSMASHEFRTPLSSVQLSASLIEKYAVQEDHRNISKHVNKIKNAVGNLTTILNDFLSLERLEAGRVEPTFSNFDLVKLSEEITEEMQLITKQNQNIIYEHTGLTSMVRLDQNLLKNCIINLIANAIKYSGENTFIEFNTEVTSEKYIITVKDNGIGIPAADQKHLFQPFFRAHNTGNIPGTGLGLNIVRRYAGLMHGEVDFESTINKGTKFTISFLIDDEKTNYSYN; the protein is encoded by the coding sequence ATGAACGATGCAGCCCTTTTAAAAGCGATAATAGAAAATGCTATTGACGGCATCATAACAATCAGCAACAGGGGATTGATCGAATCCATTAACCCTTCAGCATGTAATCTGTTTGGTTTTTCGCCGGAAGAAGTAATTGGAAAAAACATTTCAATGCTCATGCCCAGCCCCGACAGAGAAAGGCATGATGGGTATCTCGAACGCTATCAGAGGACAGGTGAACGAAGAATTATAGGAATTGGAAGGGAAGTAAGCGGACTAAGAAAAGATGGGACGCAGTTTCCTTTCAGACTCGCCGTTAGTGAAGTAATATTGTCTGATAGAGTTATCTATGCCGGTTTTATTAATGACCTGACGCGTGAAAAAGAAGCAGAAGAACGTATCAGAAACCACGCGGCTCAACTCGAAGAGCTGGTAGAAGAGCGTACTTTATCTTTGAGGAAAACCGTTAGGGCATTACAGGAAGCAAAAGAAGAAGTAAGTTTATCTTTGGAGAAAGAAAAAGAACTTAATCAACTAAAAAGTCGTTTCGTTTCCATGGCTTCTCACGAATTCCGGACTCCTTTAAGTTCCGTTCAGTTATCAGCTTCACTGATAGAAAAGTATGCGGTGCAGGAAGACCATCGCAACATTTCTAAGCATGTGAATAAGATAAAAAATGCAGTGGGCAACCTTACCACGATATTGAACGATTTTCTTTCTCTCGAACGGCTTGAAGCAGGCCGGGTTGAGCCAACTTTCTCTAACTTTGATCTCGTAAAACTATCCGAAGAAATAACGGAAGAGATGCAATTAATAACAAAGCAAAATCAGAATATTATATACGAACATACGGGGCTGACCAGCATGGTGCGCCTCGACCAGAATCTTCTAAAAAACTGTATCATAAACCTGATTGCCAATGCTATAAAATATTCAGGAGAAAATACGTTCATTGAATTTAATACAGAAGTAACGTCCGAAAAATACATTATCACAGTGAAAGATAATGGGATCGGAATTCCTGCTGCAGACCAGAAACATTTGTTTCAACCCTTCTTCCGGGCACATAACACCGGTAATATTCCGGGAACCGGCCTGGGTCTGAATATTGTGAGACGTTACGCAGGCTTAATGCATGGGGAAGTAGACTTTGAAAGTACAATTAATAAAGGCACAAAATTTACCATATCTTTTTTGATCGATGATGAAAAAACCAACTATTCTTATAATTGA
- a CDS encoding efflux RND transporter permease subunit: MVEKLIAFSLRNRFLVLLIATAIFIWGIYSIKTSKIDAIPDLSENQVIVFTEWMGRSPQIIEDQVTYPLVTNLQGIPKVKYVRANSMFGMSFIYLIFDDDTDIYWARSRVLERLSSIGNVLPQGVAPTMGPDGTGVGHVLWYTLDAPGVDLGEQRALQDWYIKFALQNVEGVSEIASFGGFQKQYQISVDPNKLSYYKLTISDIMRAVNANNNEAGGRKFEMSDIGYIIKTTGYLQSIDQIENLSVKTNNSIPVRIRDIGTVQMADESRLGIFDYNGEGETVGGIAVLRYGENADQVIQRVKAKMEEVSKGLPKGVKFNIVYDRGELIEESVSSIKNTLIEEMIVVSIIVIVFLFHWRSAISIIIQIPITIAASFIVLNFFDISSNIMSLTGIALAIGVIVDNGIIMAENSYKHLAVRQDELNRQQKGGEHV, translated from the coding sequence ATGGTTGAGAAACTCATTGCATTTTCATTGCGCAACAGGTTTCTGGTTTTACTGATTGCGACAGCAATATTTATCTGGGGTATTTACTCAATAAAGACGAGTAAAATTGATGCTATCCCGGATCTTTCTGAAAACCAGGTTATCGTTTTTACTGAGTGGATGGGCAGAAGTCCACAGATCATAGAGGACCAGGTAACGTATCCTCTGGTGACCAACCTGCAGGGCATTCCAAAGGTAAAGTATGTGAGGGCCAATTCCATGTTCGGTATGAGCTTTATCTATCTCATTTTTGATGACGATACCGATATCTACTGGGCCCGTTCACGAGTACTGGAGCGTCTCAGTTCTATCGGGAATGTGCTCCCCCAGGGAGTCGCTCCTACGATGGGGCCTGACGGAACGGGCGTGGGGCATGTCCTTTGGTACACCCTCGATGCCCCGGGCGTCGATCTGGGCGAGCAGAGAGCACTACAGGATTGGTATATAAAGTTTGCTTTGCAGAACGTGGAGGGAGTAAGCGAAATCGCGTCTTTCGGTGGCTTTCAGAAGCAGTATCAAATATCCGTAGATCCCAATAAGTTGAGTTATTATAAGCTTACAATTAGCGATATAATGAGAGCTGTGAATGCTAATAATAACGAAGCTGGAGGCCGTAAATTCGAGATGAGCGATATTGGTTATATCATAAAGACGACCGGATATCTGCAGTCCATCGATCAGATTGAAAATCTGTCGGTAAAAACTAATAATTCGATTCCTGTGAGAATAAGAGATATAGGTACGGTACAGATGGCCGATGAAAGCAGGCTTGGCATCTTCGATTACAATGGAGAGGGAGAAACGGTTGGTGGAATTGCAGTGCTCAGGTATGGAGAAAACGCAGATCAGGTGATTCAAAGGGTCAAAGCGAAAATGGAGGAAGTGAGTAAAGGCCTTCCTAAGGGAGTGAAGTTCAATATAGTGTATGACCGCGGTGAGCTGATCGAAGAGTCTGTCTCTTCAATAAAGAATACGCTCATTGAAGAGATGATTGTTGTTTCTATAATCGTTATCGTTTTTCTGTTTCATTGGAGAAGCGCAATCAGTATAATAATTCAGATTCCCATTACCATAGCAGCGAGTTTCATAGTCCTCAACTTCTTTGATATATCTTCAAATATTATGTCTTTAACAGGTATTGCTCTGGCTATAGGGGTAATCGTCGATAATGGAATCATCATGGCCGAAAATTCATATAAACATCTTGCCGTGCGACAGGATGAGTTAAACAGGCAACAGAAAGGAGGAGAACATGTTTAG
- a CDS encoding efflux RND transporter permease subunit, with translation MFSRLKNLFKRSAVKPDYVKLSDEERLGIIEKACKQVSRGVFYSTVIIITSFLPVFLLTGQEGKLFHPLAYTKTFILVIDAFLVVTLAPVLISFFMKGRFRSEHEHPVNRWMEKIYEPVIRKCMKFRKTTLGINILALLVSIPLLLSMGKEFMPPLDEQSILFMPVTLPDISNAEAKRLLQVQDKIIKSVPEVDKVLGKAGRANTATDNSPISMIETIIKLKPKNEWRAGLTKQDIIRELDEKLQIPGVVNGWTQPIINRINMLSTGIRTDVGVKVYGQDLNKIDDVSRQIRSLLENTRGIKDLYVEPVTGGKYLEIRIKRDQLERYGLTVDDVNSVVETAIGGAPFATTIEGRRRFSIQLRLGQEYRNSLDRLKRIPLSSPGAGTIPLSAVTDIRFVDGPPMITSDNAILRGAVMFNVRDRDLGTTVQEAIDKINAELDLPSGYFVEWSGQYENMIRGQQTLIYILPIVLLIIFLSLYLAFKSVREAFLSLITIPFALIGGAYLVYFWGVNLSVAVAVGFIALFGIAVETGVVMVIYLNDSMRQLVALKGNSSESISKDDLREYVIAGAAKRLRPKIMTVCVALFGLIPVLWSGGVGSDVMKPIVLPMIGGVLTSSTHILLVTPLIFLMTKEYELRKFGKLEVYDVKH, from the coding sequence ATGTTTAGCAGATTGAAGAATCTCTTTAAGCGATCGGCTGTAAAGCCAGATTATGTAAAGCTGTCAGATGAAGAAAGGCTTGGGATAATAGAAAAGGCATGTAAGCAGGTGTCACGCGGAGTATTCTATTCCACCGTTATCATCATCACTTCTTTTCTTCCCGTATTTCTGCTGACGGGGCAGGAGGGTAAGCTTTTTCACCCGCTTGCATATACCAAGACATTTATCCTCGTTATTGATGCGTTCTTAGTAGTAACACTTGCACCGGTGCTGATATCCTTTTTTATGAAGGGCCGGTTCCGGTCTGAACACGAACACCCGGTGAACAGGTGGATGGAGAAGATCTACGAGCCGGTGATACGGAAGTGTATGAAGTTTCGTAAGACAACGCTTGGTATTAATATTTTAGCCCTTCTAGTCAGCATTCCGCTTCTTTTAAGTATGGGAAAGGAGTTTATGCCGCCGCTGGATGAGCAATCCATCTTATTCATGCCGGTTACCCTGCCGGATATCTCTAATGCCGAAGCAAAAAGACTTCTGCAAGTGCAGGATAAAATCATAAAATCCGTTCCCGAAGTGGATAAGGTGCTTGGGAAAGCCGGCAGGGCCAACACGGCAACAGATAATTCTCCGATCAGCATGATTGAAACAATTATTAAACTAAAGCCTAAAAATGAATGGCGTGCCGGATTAACCAAGCAGGACATTATACGGGAGCTGGATGAAAAGCTTCAGATTCCGGGGGTAGTAAATGGATGGACCCAGCCTATTATCAACAGAATCAATATGCTTTCTACCGGCATCCGTACGGATGTAGGAGTGAAGGTGTATGGACAGGACCTGAATAAAATTGATGACGTATCCCGGCAAATCCGCTCCCTCCTGGAAAATACCAGGGGAATAAAAGACCTGTATGTGGAGCCGGTTACTGGTGGAAAGTATCTTGAAATACGGATCAAACGCGATCAGCTTGAACGATATGGGCTTACCGTAGACGATGTTAATTCAGTAGTGGAAACCGCTATCGGTGGTGCTCCTTTTGCTACGACCATTGAGGGACGCAGACGATTCAGTATACAACTACGGCTTGGTCAGGAGTACCGGAATAGCCTTGATCGCCTGAAACGTATCCCGCTCAGCTCTCCGGGTGCAGGAACTATTCCTTTGTCTGCTGTTACCGATATTCGTTTCGTCGACGGACCTCCCATGATCACTTCCGACAATGCAATCCTTAGGGGCGCAGTAATGTTCAATGTACGTGATCGTGATTTAGGTACCACTGTACAGGAAGCAATAGATAAAATCAATGCTGAGCTCGATTTGCCTTCGGGATATTTTGTGGAATGGAGCGGACAATATGAAAACATGATCCGCGGACAGCAAACCCTCATTTATATTCTGCCGATTGTGTTGTTGATTATTTTCCTTTCACTCTATCTCGCTTTTAAATCTGTGAGAGAAGCTTTCCTAAGTCTGATCACTATCCCTTTTGCGTTGATTGGAGGAGCCTATCTTGTATATTTCTGGGGGGTGAATCTTTCTGTGGCAGTAGCAGTTGGCTTCATAGCCCTCTTTGGAATAGCCGTTGAGACGGGAGTCGTCATGGTCATTTATCTGAATGATTCCATGCGTCAACTCGTGGCCTTAAAAGGAAATTCTTCAGAATCGATTTCTAAAGACGATCTGCGGGAGTATGTTATTGCCGGTGCTGCAAAAAGGCTGAGACCTAAAATTATGACTGTGTGTGTCGCTTTGTTTGGCCTTATCCCGGTTCTATGGTCAGGCGGAGTGGGGAGCGATGTAATGAAGCCTATTGTGTTGCCAATGATAGGAGGGGTTTTGACTTCGTCAACGCATATTCTCCTCGTTACCCCCCTGATTTTTTTAATGACTAAAGAATATGAACTAAGGAAGTTCGGAAAGCTGGAGGTGTATGATGTTAAGCATTGA
- a CDS encoding TolC family protein, protein MMLSIDRILMIAGFIMIASSAYTQEVLSIEQVLNKVEENNPALKAYETRIKGQDARVQGAKAWMAPMIGAGTFMTPYPGTELMPDADKGSFMVSVEQDIPNPSKTRAKGEYLAAQSDITKAERLVRYNQLRFQARQLYYDLIIAYRKIRLQNENQQIMKNMKKLAEIRYPYNQGSLNQVFKAEGRAYESENMILMTEGEIWSKKIALNALMNRSSDTAFEPDTALHVNFKVAGADSSYFASSRSDITQMDRSIKAMQLNIEQMRKEARPDFRIRFDHMKNYSGMMPAQFTAMAMISVPIAPWSSGMYKSEVKSMNFEIEAMRQQRSSMLTEMAGMTKAMETELLTMQKQLVNYEKKILPALTKSLNTSMLSYQENKLDLGAVIDAWEAKNMVQMNYLDQLQKYYQMIAEYEKSIEK, encoded by the coding sequence ATGATGTTAAGCATTGATAGAATATTAATGATAGCCGGTTTCATCATGATTGCCAGTTCTGCTTATACTCAGGAAGTGTTAAGCATAGAACAGGTATTGAACAAAGTAGAAGAGAACAATCCGGCTTTAAAAGCCTACGAAACACGTATAAAGGGCCAGGACGCCCGGGTGCAGGGCGCAAAGGCGTGGATGGCGCCGATGATTGGGGCAGGAACTTTCATGACGCCTTACCCTGGTACTGAATTGATGCCTGATGCTGATAAAGGATCATTTATGGTGTCAGTAGAGCAGGATATTCCAAACCCCTCCAAAACGAGGGCTAAAGGAGAATACCTTGCCGCACAATCGGATATTACAAAGGCGGAAAGATTAGTTCGGTATAACCAATTACGCTTTCAGGCCAGGCAGCTGTATTATGATCTCATTATTGCGTATAGAAAAATCCGACTGCAAAATGAAAATCAGCAAATTATGAAGAACATGAAGAAGCTGGCGGAAATCCGTTACCCGTACAATCAGGGCAGTCTTAATCAGGTTTTTAAAGCCGAGGGAAGAGCCTATGAATCAGAGAATATGATTTTGATGACAGAAGGAGAGATCTGGTCGAAGAAAATTGCACTAAATGCGCTGATGAACCGTTCTTCGGATACAGCTTTTGAGCCAGACACCGCCCTTCATGTAAATTTTAAAGTGGCAGGAGCTGATTCCTCTTATTTTGCTTCCAGCCGAAGTGATATAACGCAAATGGATCGTTCCATTAAGGCGATGCAGTTGAACATTGAGCAAATGCGTAAGGAGGCCAGACCTGACTTCAGGATCAGGTTCGACCATATGAAAAACTATTCAGGTATGATGCCGGCACAGTTTACCGCTATGGCCATGATTTCGGTGCCGATAGCTCCATGGTCGTCTGGAATGTATAAGTCGGAGGTTAAATCGATGAATTTTGAGATTGAGGCGATGAGGCAGCAAAGAAGTTCAATGCTGACTGAAATGGCTGGTATGACGAAGGCGATGGAAACTGAGCTGTTGACTATGCAGAAGCAGCTTGTTAATTACGAGAAAAAGATCCTCCCTGCGTTAACCAAGAGCCTGAATACGTCTATGCTCTCCTACCAGGAGAATAAGCTCGACCTGGGTGCTGTTATAGATGCATGGGAAGCTAAGAATATGGTCCAGATGAATTATCTTGATCAGTTGCAGAAATATTATCAAATGATTGCAGAATATGAAAAGAGTATTGAAAAATAG
- a CDS encoding efflux RND transporter periplasmic adaptor subunit has translation MKRVLKNSAFAVIFFLSALIGCKEKQKGAQRKEGIQYTCPMHPDVISDSPGQCPICGMDLVPSHNHSASDSSTVQDSLKYLLKPTDQVVVSDINTIRPQKGSRYEDEVFNGVINYNTRNLNMISSRVSGRIEKLYIKYNFQKVAKGSKLMDVYSPDLVNAQQELLFLKDNADAELLNAAKQKLRLLGATDRQISDVLWSGKVTYRFSIYSSYSGYITETSARTGTSASTGSTMISSADAESSSGSMGSMGAGSSNIPAPQPEVATAGPVSVTEGQYIASGQKLFNVLNDSEVWAEFYARSEQLPALKRGKDILVSAPNSYGLKTTAKIVLVQPYYKEGTNFSLIRAAIRNTSRVWKPGQLIEVRTTGKNRSGNWLPRTAVLELGSRQVVFLKKNGVFVPDYVTVLGRAGDWLDVGTSISSDTELADNAWFLVDTESFVKVKK, from the coding sequence ATGAAAAGAGTATTGAAAAATAGTGCCTTCGCCGTCATCTTTTTTCTTTCTGCGCTTATTGGCTGCAAAGAGAAGCAGAAGGGAGCGCAAAGGAAAGAAGGCATACAATATACATGCCCCATGCATCCGGATGTTATAAGCGATTCTCCCGGGCAGTGTCCCATTTGCGGAATGGACCTCGTGCCCTCACATAACCATTCTGCCAGCGACAGTTCCACAGTTCAGGACAGTTTAAAGTATCTTCTTAAGCCAACAGACCAGGTAGTTGTTTCGGATATAAACACAATACGGCCTCAGAAAGGGTCGCGGTATGAAGACGAAGTTTTCAACGGCGTAATCAACTATAACACGAGGAATCTCAATATGATCTCCTCAAGGGTAAGCGGCAGGATTGAGAAGTTGTATATAAAATACAATTTTCAGAAGGTGGCGAAGGGAAGCAAGCTTATGGATGTGTATAGTCCTGATCTTGTTAACGCACAGCAGGAGTTGCTTTTTCTTAAGGATAACGCAGATGCTGAATTGCTTAACGCGGCCAAACAGAAACTTCGCTTGCTTGGAGCTACGGATAGGCAGATCAGCGATGTTTTGTGGAGTGGAAAGGTCACTTATAGGTTTAGTATCTATAGCTCTTATTCAGGTTACATTACCGAGACCTCTGCCCGCACAGGCACTTCCGCTTCTACAGGAAGCACCATGATTTCATCAGCTGATGCGGAATCGTCATCGGGATCAATGGGATCCATGGGGGCTGGAAGTTCAAATATTCCGGCGCCGCAACCCGAAGTTGCCACCGCTGGTCCCGTCTCTGTGACAGAAGGTCAGTATATTGCATCCGGCCAGAAACTGTTCAATGTGCTTAACGACAGTGAAGTATGGGCTGAGTTCTATGCCCGTTCCGAACAACTTCCCGCGCTTAAGCGGGGAAAAGATATCCTCGTATCAGCTCCGAATTCGTATGGGCTCAAGACAACAGCAAAAATTGTTCTTGTACAACCCTATTATAAGGAAGGCACAAACTTTTCACTAATACGCGCAGCAATACGTAATACATCCCGGGTTTGGAAACCTGGCCAGCTGATAGAGGTGCGTACTACAGGAAAGAACAGGAGCGGGAACTGGCTGCCGCGGACAGCTGTTTTGGAGTTAGGCAGCCGTCAGGTAGTTTTCCTAAAAAAGAACGGAGTATTTGTTCCGGATTATGTTACGGTGCTAGGAAGGGCGGGCGATTGGCTTGATGTGGGGACTAGTATCAGCTCTGACACAGAGCTGGCTGACAATGCATGGTTTCTGGTTGATACTGAAAGTTTTGTGAAGGTTAAGAAATAG